The genomic region GAAACGTACAAAGTCTTGTGTGGTCATAGGAGTGTTCTCCCCCCTTTGATGAGAAAGATGATACCGAACAGCAGCGGCAACCAGATACCGAGTGCGCGGCTATGGGTTTCGAGCCAGGTTTTGATGCGGACGATGGTTGTTTCCGCCTGTTGCGGTGAGAGCGCGTAGAGAACCAGCGGAATCCAGACGGCGCTGGAAAAGACCGCCGCGACGGCGACGGTGAGCGCGACTTGCGCCGTGAGAGAGAGGGGGCTAAAAACGACGACCGATTGCGCGGAAAGGAAGAGCCCCAGGTTTTTGATGTTGATGATGCTGACCAGCAGCCCCAGCCCACAGGCGCGCCGTGGCGTGATGCGTTCCACAGCCTGAAAAAAGCGCGGTGGTTCGGGCTTTGCTGTG from Ardenticatena maritima harbors:
- a CDS encoding GAP family protein, producing the protein METTILEALVLAASGSVAFGSMLLVILLLMSPWRWRSGVAYALGYSGGYLLLGLLTLFIGACATLGGVGTPPRWLGVLWGLLGVLLLWLAWRNARRPATAKPEPPRFFQAVERITPRRACGLGLLVSIINIKNLGLFLSAQSVVVFSPLSLTAQVALTVAVAAVFSSAVWIPLVLYALSPQQAETTIVRIKTWLETHSRALGIWLPLLFGIIFLIKGGRTLL